TGTCTCATGATCGTTTTATAAGTATGGATATTCGTTCTGCGGAAATGACAAAATATGCAGCAAACACCATGTTGGCTACAAAAATTTCATTTATGAATGAGATTGCTAATATTTGTGAAAGGGTAGGTGCAGATGCTAATATGGTTAGAATAGGTATTGGTTCTGATAAAAGAATTGGATATAGTTTTATTTACCCAGGTGCAGGTTACGGAGGGTCTTGTTTTCCTAAAGATGTAAAAGCTTTAAAGAAAATTGCAGAAGAAAACGGGTATAAAGCAAACTTAATAGAATCCGTAGAGAATGTAAATGATGCTCAGAAATTAGTAATTGCTAACAAGATTGTAAAACGTTTTGGAGAAGATTTATCAGGAATGACTTTTGGTTTATGGGGATTGGCTTTTAAACCGGGTACCGATGACATGAGAGAAGCTCCAGCAATTTATATTGTAAAAGAATTAGAAAAAAGAGGAGCAAAAGTAAAAGCTTATGATCCTAAAGCAATTGAGGAGTCAAAAGAATTTTACTTAAAGGATGCTAAAAATATAACATACTGTACTTCTAAGTACGAAGTTTTACAAAATGCAGATGCCTTAATTTTATTAACGGAATGGAAAGAGTTTAGATCTCCGGATTTTGTAGAAATTAAGCAACAACTAAAGACTCCTATTATTTTTGATGGTAGAAATCAATACAATGCCTTTAATTTAGAAGAAAAAGGATTTGAGTATTTTCAAATAGGGAAATAAAAAAAAGATGAAAAAAGACACTAAAATTTATATTGCAGGTCATAGAGGCATGGTAGGTTCTGCAGTATGGAGAACTTTAGAGAAAAAAGGATATACAAATCTAATAGGGAAAACGAGTAAAGAGCTTGACTTAAAAGATCAGGTGGCGGTACTTCATTTCTATCAAAAAGAAAAACCGGCAGTTGTTATAGATGCTGCTGCAAAAGTGGGTGGTATTTTAGCCAATAATAATTTCCCATATCAGTTTTTGATGGAAAACATGCAAATTCAAAATAATCTAATAGATAGTGCCTTAAAATCTGGGATTGAAAAATTTATATTTTTAGGAAGCTCTTGTATCTATCCAAAATTTGCTCCTCAGCCATTAAAAGAAGAGTATTTACTAACAGATTCTTTAGAGCCTACAAATGAATGGTATGCTCTTGCAAAAATTACAGGAGTAAAAGCATGTCAGGCGATTAGAAATCAGTTTCAAAAAGATTATGTAAGTTTAATGCCTACAAATCTGTATGGTACACATGATAATTTTGATTTAAAATCTTCTCATGTATTGCCTGCAATGATTCGTAAATTTCACGAGGCAAAAAACAATAATAATTCAGACGTAATGTTGTGGGGAAGTGGAACTCCAATGCGTGAATTCTTATATGTAGATGATATGGCAGAGGCAGTGGTGTATGCCTTAGAAAATAAATTACCAGAGTATTTATATAACATAGGTACTGGAGAAGATTTGACGATTAAAGAATTGGCAGAAACCATTCAACAAGTTGTTGGGCATGAAGGAAAATTAGTTTGGGATAGCTCTAAACCAGATGGAACACCAAGAAAATTAATGGATATTTCTAAAATGCACAACTTAGGTTGGAAGCATAAAGTTGATTTAAAGCAAGGGATTGAAAAAACCTACACTTGGTTTTTAGAAAATATAGAAAATTTTAAAGAAGTTAAATTGTAAAAGTCGTTATTCGTCTTTCGTTTATCGTTAATCGTCCATCGTTAACCGTCGATCGTCCAACGAGAATCGAACAACGTTCAACGAAAACCGAGCAACGAAAAAAAAATATGGAATGTAAACTAGAGGTTTGGAAATTGGCACATCAATTAACTCTTGATGTATACGAAGTTTCAAAAAACTTTCCTTCTTCAGAAAAATTTGGGTTAACCAATCAAGTAAGAAGAAGTTCTAGTAGTGTTCCAACAAATATAATAGAAGGGCAAGGGAGGCAATATAAAAAGGAATTTATTCAGTTTTTATATATTGCTAAAGGCTCTTTGGAAGAAGCAAATTATCAATTGTTTTTGGCAAAAGATTTAGAGTATATTTCTAATGAACAATATATGAAATTATTTGATCTTTGTACGAGAATTAAAATGATGTTATATAAATTAATAAGTTCTTTAAAGTAGTTTTTGGTCTTTCGTTAACCGTCCATCGTCCAACGAAAATCGAACAACGAAAATCGTCCATCGTCCATCGAACAACGAACAACGAAAACCGAACAACGAACAACGAACAACGAAAACCGAACAACGAACAACGAACAACGAAAATCGAACAACGAACAAAAATCATGAATAAAGTAGCATTAATTACAGGGATTACCGGTCAAGACGGCTCATACTTAGCTGAGTTATTATTAGAAAAAGGATATATCGTACACGGTATTAAAAGAAGATCATCTCTTTTTAATACAGATAGAATAGATCATTTATATCAAG
The nucleotide sequence above comes from Polaribacter butkevichii. Encoded proteins:
- a CDS encoding UDP-glucose dehydrogenase family protein; amino-acid sequence: MNVAVIGSGYVGLVSGTCFAEMGNKVTCVDIDQKKIQKLEEGIIPIFEPGLEQMVLKNVKNKNLFFTTNLGNAISDAEIVFIAVGTPMGDDGSADLQYVLAVAKSIGETMNKRLIVVDKSTVPIGTADKVKATIQAELDKRNENIEFSVVSNPEFLKEGAAIGDFMKPDRVVVGADSEYAVSKMKELYHPFCMSHDRFISMDIRSAEMTKYAANTMLATKISFMNEIANICERVGADANMVRIGIGSDKRIGYSFIYPGAGYGGSCFPKDVKALKKIAEENGYKANLIESVENVNDAQKLVIANKIVKRFGEDLSGMTFGLWGLAFKPGTDDMREAPAIYIVKELEKRGAKVKAYDPKAIEESKEFYLKDAKNITYCTSKYEVLQNADALILLTEWKEFRSPDFVEIKQQLKTPIIFDGRNQYNAFNLEEKGFEYFQIGK
- a CDS encoding GDP-L-fucose synthase family protein is translated as MKKDTKIYIAGHRGMVGSAVWRTLEKKGYTNLIGKTSKELDLKDQVAVLHFYQKEKPAVVIDAAAKVGGILANNNFPYQFLMENMQIQNNLIDSALKSGIEKFIFLGSSCIYPKFAPQPLKEEYLLTDSLEPTNEWYALAKITGVKACQAIRNQFQKDYVSLMPTNLYGTHDNFDLKSSHVLPAMIRKFHEAKNNNNSDVMLWGSGTPMREFLYVDDMAEAVVYALENKLPEYLYNIGTGEDLTIKELAETIQQVVGHEGKLVWDSSKPDGTPRKLMDISKMHNLGWKHKVDLKQGIEKTYTWFLENIENFKEVKL
- a CDS encoding four helix bundle protein — translated: MECKLEVWKLAHQLTLDVYEVSKNFPSSEKFGLTNQVRRSSSSVPTNIIEGQGRQYKKEFIQFLYIAKGSLEEANYQLFLAKDLEYISNEQYMKLFDLCTRIKMMLYKLISSLK